One segment of Gordonia terrae DNA contains the following:
- a CDS encoding MSMEG_1061 family FMN-dependent PPOX-type flavoprotein translates to MHITDEARLREIVGEPAAVVRDKVRPTLSDIDRAWLAASPVVFLATSDAHGRVDVSPKGDPAGKVVHIVDDTRIAIPERPGNRRVDGYLNILRNPHAGTIFVVPGRNDTLRVNGAARIVDDADYFDALAVKGKRPILAVEIDVDEVFYHCSKAFLRADLWKPESWTPRTLPSVAAITRTVMPELDVPLVDDRETDEQYRKYLY, encoded by the coding sequence ATGCACATCACCGACGAGGCGAGGCTGCGGGAGATCGTCGGCGAACCGGCCGCCGTCGTTCGTGACAAGGTCAGGCCGACGCTCTCGGACATCGATCGAGCATGGCTGGCCGCCTCGCCGGTGGTGTTCCTGGCCACCTCCGATGCCCACGGACGCGTCGACGTCTCACCCAAGGGCGACCCCGCAGGCAAAGTGGTGCACATCGTCGACGACACGCGTATCGCGATCCCCGAACGTCCCGGGAACAGACGCGTCGACGGCTACCTGAACATCCTGCGCAACCCGCACGCGGGCACCATCTTCGTCGTCCCCGGCCGCAACGACACCCTGCGCGTCAACGGGGCGGCCCGCATCGTGGACGACGCCGACTACTTCGACGCCCTGGCGGTGAAGGGGAAGCGTCCGATCCTGGCCGTGGAGATCGACGTCGACGAGGTCTTCTACCACTGCTCCAAGGCGTTTCTGCGTGCGGATCTGTGGAAACCGGAGTCGTGGACTCCGCGGACGCTGCCGTCTGTGGCGGCGATCACCAGGACGGTCATGCCCGAGCTCGATGTCCCGTTGGTCGACGACCGGGAGACCGACGAGCAGTACCGCAAGTACCTGTACTGA
- a CDS encoding response regulator — protein sequence MTTSGPAETTSVPIRVLLVDDQELIRTGLRRILRLRDGFDIVGERADGSEVLAGIAEHRPDIVLMDLRMRNVDGITATTMVRTLREPPPVLVLTTFDDDDLLSRALRAGAAGFILKDSPAEALIWAVRAVVRDGAFLDPAVTERVLQGFRRSGREQVTTAPGLTDRETDVLRLIARGRTNAEIGSALGISQVTVKSHVNHIFTKLDLRDRAAAIVYAFDRGLVVAEYD from the coding sequence ATGACGACGAGCGGCCCGGCCGAGACCACCTCGGTCCCGATCAGGGTCCTGCTCGTCGACGACCAGGAACTCATCCGCACCGGGCTGCGTCGCATCCTCCGCCTCCGGGACGGCTTCGACATCGTGGGTGAGCGCGCGGACGGTTCCGAGGTGCTCGCCGGGATCGCCGAGCACCGGCCCGACATCGTCCTGATGGACCTGCGGATGCGCAATGTCGACGGCATCACCGCCACCACCATGGTCCGCACCCTGCGGGAACCGCCGCCGGTGCTCGTGCTGACCACCTTCGACGACGACGACCTGCTGTCGCGGGCCCTGCGCGCGGGAGCCGCCGGGTTCATCCTCAAGGACTCGCCGGCCGAGGCACTGATCTGGGCGGTCCGTGCCGTGGTTCGCGACGGCGCCTTCCTCGACCCCGCGGTCACCGAACGAGTCCTTCAGGGATTCCGGCGATCGGGCCGCGAACAGGTGACCACCGCGCCCGGGCTGACCGACCGCGAGACCGACGTCCTACGACTCATCGCGCGCGGCCGGACGAATGCGGAAATCGGTTCGGCTCTGGGCATCTCGCAGGTGACGGTCAAGAGCCACGTCAATCACATCTTCACCAAACTCGACCTGCGTGATCGCGCGGCGGCGATCGTGTACGCCTTCGACCGCGGACTCGTGGTCGCCGAGTACGACTGA
- a CDS encoding helix-turn-helix domain-containing protein: MNAYESASELEPAVHAGDDPREFASVLSAVHDAAMSGGRMPARPRGVIDDSWQRLRRAGMDPDVDCVGERTLPLDELEERRRRSGLAEVVDELARGLDSLIADGDNILVVSDADGHVLWRSGSSKVLTRADTLGFVEGADWAEGSVGTNAIGTALMSGRSVQVFSAEHFVRSHHSWTCTGAPIKDPRTGEVLGVVDVSGPAATIHPTTLALVHAVARLAESQLRESHHRRLDSLRAVAAPILARMPGPALAVDTDGWVAAVDTVSPRSRLILPPRLGPGRIFVSALGECDVEALPGGWLVRVAETSDASTTRVVVRVPTGPPGAGNVEVTVEGASGAWTHRCSPRHGDILTFLARHPDGVTAARLSTHLFGVDDRTVTVRAEMSRLRKHFGGLLVAGPYRFVDGVDVEVLDAHD; the protein is encoded by the coding sequence ATGAACGCTTACGAGTCGGCTTCCGAGCTGGAGCCCGCGGTGCATGCCGGCGACGATCCGCGCGAGTTCGCGTCGGTTCTCAGCGCGGTCCACGACGCCGCGATGTCGGGTGGGCGCATGCCGGCCCGTCCGCGCGGTGTCATCGACGATTCGTGGCAGCGACTCCGACGTGCCGGCATGGACCCGGACGTGGACTGCGTCGGGGAACGGACGCTTCCGCTCGACGAGCTGGAGGAGCGCCGCCGGCGCTCCGGCCTGGCGGAGGTCGTCGACGAACTGGCACGAGGTCTCGACTCGCTGATCGCCGACGGAGACAACATCCTGGTCGTCTCGGACGCCGACGGACACGTGCTGTGGCGGAGCGGGTCGTCGAAGGTGCTCACGCGCGCGGACACCCTCGGATTCGTCGAGGGTGCCGACTGGGCCGAGGGCTCGGTGGGGACCAACGCGATCGGTACGGCACTGATGTCGGGTCGTTCGGTACAGGTGTTCTCGGCGGAGCACTTCGTGCGGAGTCATCACTCGTGGACCTGTACTGGTGCGCCGATCAAGGATCCGCGGACCGGTGAGGTGTTGGGTGTGGTCGACGTCAGCGGTCCGGCCGCCACGATCCATCCGACGACCCTGGCGCTGGTGCACGCCGTCGCCCGGCTCGCCGAGTCGCAACTCCGCGAGAGTCATCACCGTCGCCTCGACTCGTTGCGCGCGGTTGCCGCACCGATTCTCGCCCGCATGCCCGGCCCGGCGTTGGCGGTCGACACCGACGGGTGGGTTGCCGCGGTGGACACCGTGTCGCCTCGATCACGGCTCATCCTGCCGCCGCGCCTCGGTCCCGGTCGCATCTTCGTGAGCGCGCTCGGCGAGTGCGATGTCGAGGCGCTACCCGGTGGGTGGTTGGTGCGGGTCGCGGAGACGTCGGACGCATCTACCACGCGAGTGGTCGTACGGGTGCCCACCGGTCCGCCGGGTGCGGGCAATGTCGAGGTGACCGTCGAAGGCGCCAGCGGCGCGTGGACACACCGCTGTTCGCCGCGCCACGGGGACATCCTCACCTTCCTGGCGCGTCACCCCGACGGAGTCACTGCGGCCCGGTTGTCGACTCATCTGTTCGGCGTCGACGACCGGACGGTCACAGTGCGTGCCGAGATGTCCCGTCTGCGCAAACACTTCGGCGGTCTGCTCGTCGCGGGCCCGTACCGGTTCGTCGACGGGGTCGACGTCGAGGTGCTCGACGCGCACGACTGA
- a CDS encoding universal stress protein, whose amino-acid sequence MPTALAPSAGLGHPVVVGVDGSEGSLRAVKVAVRLLGDSGDLILICATRGRRREVSTGLHDALKDESYLLSGQAAIDECLRTAAELARWHGARTVSTTSEVGDPTAVLLRAAQRAGAGAVVIGTGSARPGWTARRLATRLDQDVTLIVTDGSSHLRRRSVVTGRSRGSEWILRWPTPAPGPA is encoded by the coding sequence GTGCCAACTGCTCTCGCCCCGTCGGCCGGACTCGGCCATCCGGTCGTCGTCGGCGTCGACGGGAGCGAGGGTTCGCTGCGGGCGGTGAAGGTCGCGGTTCGCCTGCTCGGCGACTCCGGCGATCTGATCCTGATCTGCGCCACCCGCGGCCGCCGGAGAGAAGTGAGCACCGGTCTCCACGACGCCCTCAAGGACGAGTCCTATCTGCTGTCCGGACAGGCCGCGATCGACGAATGCCTGCGGACCGCCGCCGAACTCGCGAGATGGCACGGTGCGCGGACGGTGTCGACCACGAGTGAGGTCGGTGACCCGACGGCGGTCCTGCTCCGGGCCGCGCAACGCGCCGGCGCCGGCGCCGTGGTCATCGGAACCGGGAGCGCACGCCCGGGCTGGACGGCGCGACGCCTCGCCACACGCCTCGACCAGGACGTCACCCTCATCGTGACCGACGGGTCGTCCCATCTCCGTCGGCGGTCCGTGGTCACCGGGCGTTCGCGCGGCTCCGAGTGGATTCTGCGGTGGCCGACGCCGGCGCCGGGACCCGCGTAG
- a CDS encoding sensor histidine kinase produces the protein MRGFTANAGAGLWRLIERAGGDYPPLYPAVILSSSVVVTLVSTAQRFPFDQVWWVVAALVLAAVTLAMDLSLPPTSYACFGIITSSVCFLMIPTPTDAAPLQLVLMAAIAAAMYPLLTGVAVTVVCIAVIVWFGAVGGLDSPALYALGVACGWLIGYMMLIQKRLADNRARVLAERADRAAGDERRRIAREIHDVIAHSLSITMLNVTGARRVLEQDRDVDEALEALADAERQGRQAMTEIRTIVHVLGTAGPAGTTSPSPGADDLERLVADYRKAGVDIDFTLDGDVTELSRPVGTALFRIAQESLANVVKHSAGKRASVSVTVSDEVALTVENPAAEGRPRHCDGTGIEGMTQRAALLGGTLHASHRAGTWSVRATLPARSTADGVPV, from the coding sequence GTGAGGGGCTTCACAGCGAACGCGGGCGCCGGGCTGTGGCGTCTCATCGAACGGGCCGGCGGCGACTATCCCCCGCTCTATCCCGCGGTGATCCTGTCGTCCAGCGTGGTGGTCACGCTGGTGTCGACAGCACAGCGCTTTCCGTTCGACCAGGTCTGGTGGGTGGTCGCGGCCCTGGTGCTGGCGGCAGTGACGCTGGCGATGGATCTGTCGCTGCCGCCGACCTCGTACGCGTGCTTCGGGATCATCACCAGTTCGGTCTGCTTCCTGATGATCCCGACGCCCACCGACGCCGCGCCACTCCAGCTCGTCCTCATGGCGGCGATCGCGGCTGCGATGTATCCCCTGCTGACCGGCGTCGCCGTGACGGTCGTGTGCATCGCGGTGATCGTCTGGTTCGGCGCTGTCGGCGGCCTCGACTCGCCTGCGCTCTACGCACTCGGCGTCGCCTGCGGGTGGTTGATCGGCTACATGATGCTGATCCAGAAACGGCTGGCCGACAACCGGGCTCGCGTCCTCGCCGAACGGGCCGATCGCGCCGCGGGCGACGAGCGGCGGCGGATCGCGCGCGAGATCCACGACGTGATCGCGCACTCGCTGTCGATCACGATGCTCAACGTCACCGGTGCCCGCCGCGTGCTCGAACAAGATCGCGACGTCGACGAGGCACTGGAGGCGCTCGCCGATGCCGAGCGCCAGGGCCGGCAGGCCATGACCGAGATCCGCACCATCGTCCACGTGCTGGGAACAGCCGGGCCGGCGGGGACGACGTCGCCGTCGCCCGGTGCCGACGATCTGGAGCGGCTCGTGGCGGACTATCGCAAGGCCGGGGTGGACATCGACTTCACCCTCGACGGTGATGTCACCGAGCTCTCACGGCCGGTCGGTACGGCCCTGTTCCGCATCGCCCAAGAGTCCCTGGCGAACGTCGTCAAACACTCGGCGGGCAAGCGTGCGTCGGTGTCGGTGACAGTGTCCGACGAGGTCGCGCTCACGGTCGAGAATCCCGCGGCAGAGGGCAGGCCGCGGCACTGCGACGGCACCGGCATCGAGGGGATGACCCAGCGCGCGGCGTTGCTCGGCGGCACCCTGCACGCCTCGCACCGCGCGGGCACCTGGTCGGTGCGAGCGACGTTGCCCGCCCGGTCGACTGCCGACGGGGTACCGGTATGA